One region of Marivirga arenosa genomic DNA includes:
- a CDS encoding acyloxyacyl hydrolase, which produces MKRFLAILLFIIISLSAHAQKYDWYLNGQIIKGFILKHNQYVSHLAVSNPSGIELSFQQRLNGRREWESLYNKPIVNYGLSYYNLRNPKLGHLIVGAANMDLPISRKENTALYFRIGTGLVYSTNPYDRETNNQNNMISTPITILLQTRLTYEININDKINLTPNLNVTHASNGAQRAPNRGINIVTANLGMSYKIISRVEEKNEDIKLVEEIPYQIYFAFSGGYNTKTLQVREPRPFFNAILFGQKYINKKSDIGIGLDYSHNLSLKSQIQQNWFRLNNDEEIKDFRRVALLIGHELKFGKLGFITQLGVYIYDPSAINMPVYQRYGLRYQFHDHLMAIASLKTHAATAEQSEFGIGWRF; this is translated from the coding sequence TTGAAGAGATTTTTAGCAATCTTATTATTTATAATAATAAGTCTTTCAGCTCATGCCCAGAAATACGACTGGTATTTGAATGGGCAAATTATTAAAGGGTTTATTTTAAAACATAATCAATATGTTTCTCATTTGGCAGTTTCGAATCCAAGTGGAATTGAATTGAGTTTTCAACAAAGATTAAATGGCAGAAGAGAATGGGAAAGCCTTTACAATAAGCCAATTGTAAACTATGGTCTATCTTATTACAACCTAAGAAATCCAAAATTAGGTCATTTGATAGTTGGGGCTGCTAATATGGATCTCCCAATAAGTAGAAAAGAAAACACGGCTTTATATTTTCGCATTGGGACTGGTTTAGTCTATTCTACTAACCCTTATGATAGGGAAACTAATAACCAGAATAATATGATCTCAACCCCTATCACTATTTTGTTACAAACAAGGTTGACTTATGAGATTAATATAAATGATAAAATTAATCTGACTCCAAACTTAAATGTTACACACGCTAGTAATGGCGCTCAAAGAGCACCTAATAGAGGTATTAATATAGTGACAGCTAATTTAGGGATGTCGTATAAAATTATCAGCAGAGTTGAAGAAAAAAATGAAGATATAAAACTGGTTGAAGAAATCCCCTATCAAATATATTTTGCCTTTAGTGGTGGTTACAATACAAAAACTCTACAGGTTAGGGAACCTAGACCATTTTTTAACGCTATCCTATTTGGTCAGAAATATATAAATAAAAAAAGTGATATTGGAATTGGTTTAGATTACTCTCATAATCTTTCCTTAAAAAGTCAAATTCAGCAGAATTGGTTTAGATTAAATAATGATGAAGAAATAAAAGATTTTAGGAGAGTCGCACTTTTAATTGGGCATGAATTAAAGTTTGGGAAATTAGGATTCATCACTCAATTGGGGGTTTATATTTATGATCCTAGTGCTATAAACATGCCTGTATATCAAAGATATGGATTAAGGTATCAGTTCCATGATCATTTAATGGCTATAGCATCTTTAAAAACGCATGCTGCAACTGCAGAACAATCTGAATTTGGAATAGGATGGAGATTTTAA
- a CDS encoding GIN domain-containing protein — protein MEILKRIKYCFFLLIISISFLGCNSTNAPDCFQSAGKETTINITDLESFNQLVLYNDIELEIVDAENEYFELTYGENLIPEIQYEFENDSISFFNYNSCGWTRDFKKPKLKWFTNKESLNILSLSNGNIFANDTLFKSISIRTEDAVNDINLKVNNTNTVLSSNSSANYMISGNSSNLRINAYFNDGKYNCEKLVVDNAKILHRGYNDIIVNAKNSITGSIENAGRILYVGNPSLNVEVSNGGELIQIE, from the coding sequence ATGGAGATTTTAAAAAGAATTAAATATTGCTTCTTTCTTCTCATTATAAGCATATCATTTTTGGGTTGCAATTCAACTAATGCCCCTGATTGTTTTCAATCAGCAGGAAAAGAAACTACCATAAACATAACAGATTTAGAATCTTTTAATCAGTTAGTCTTGTATAACGATATTGAACTAGAAATAGTAGATGCAGAAAATGAATATTTTGAATTGACTTATGGTGAAAATTTAATTCCTGAAATTCAATATGAATTTGAAAATGACTCTATTAGCTTCTTCAATTATAATTCATGTGGATGGACCAGAGATTTCAAAAAGCCTAAGCTAAAATGGTTTACCAATAAAGAAAGCTTAAATATATTATCGTTAAGTAATGGAAATATTTTTGCAAATGACACCCTTTTTAAATCTATTTCAATACGTACTGAAGATGCAGTTAACGATATAAATTTGAAAGTCAATAATACCAATACAGTATTATCAAGTAATTCTTCTGCTAACTATATGATATCAGGGAATAGTTCGAATTTACGAATTAATGCCTATTTCAATGATGGAAAATATAATTGTGAAAAGCTAGTAGTGGATAATGCTAAAATTCTACATAGAGGTTATAATGATATAATAGTAAATGCAAAAAACTCTATAACTGGTTCTATTGAAAATGCTGGAAGAATATTGTATGTAGGAAATCCTAGTCTTAATGTAGAAGTTAGCAATGGGGGTGAATTAATCCAAATAGAATAA
- a CDS encoding alanine racemase — MKITKPTLLLDKGKCRKNIENMVDRAKEFNCKLRPHFKTHQSHEIGEWFKECGIDSCAVSSLEMAKYFHKSGWKDITVAFPLNLLEIDTVNYLAKEITLNICVESVETVQWLNKEIRHPLKIFIKIDAGYHRTGVQAQKFEEIQSIINEIEKNELVNFVGFIQHAGHSYQAKGKEEINKIHQETSQLMIDLKDHFKKQYPELIISNGDTPSCSICSDFDHIDEMRPGNFVFYDVMQAEIGSCSYNDIAVALACPVVAKHKDRNEIILYGGAIHLSKDRIEQNGRTIYGLISKKEDERWGSPIKNCYMKKLSQEHGTMHVDDEKFDEFNIGDIVYVLPIHSCLTANLMSQYTTLEGEIINMFQYRQA; from the coding sequence ATGAAGATCACGAAACCAACCCTATTATTAGATAAAGGCAAATGCCGAAAAAACATTGAAAATATGGTGGATCGTGCCAAAGAATTCAATTGTAAATTAAGGCCGCATTTTAAAACGCATCAATCGCATGAAATTGGCGAGTGGTTTAAAGAATGTGGCATTGATTCCTGTGCTGTTTCTTCATTAGAAATGGCGAAATATTTCCATAAATCAGGCTGGAAAGATATCACTGTAGCTTTTCCACTCAACCTATTAGAAATTGACACGGTGAATTATCTGGCAAAAGAAATCACCTTAAATATCTGTGTTGAGTCAGTTGAAACAGTTCAATGGCTAAACAAAGAAATAAGACATCCACTTAAAATATTTATAAAAATTGATGCGGGTTATCATAGGACAGGCGTTCAGGCTCAAAAATTTGAAGAAATCCAATCCATTATTAATGAAATTGAAAAGAATGAATTGGTGAATTTTGTTGGTTTCATTCAACATGCAGGGCATTCCTATCAAGCAAAGGGAAAAGAAGAAATAAATAAAATACATCAAGAAACCTCACAGTTGATGATCGATTTAAAAGATCATTTCAAAAAACAATATCCTGAACTGATTATTTCGAACGGAGACACTCCTAGCTGTAGTATATGCAGTGACTTTGACCATATTGATGAAATGCGTCCTGGGAATTTTGTCTTTTATGATGTCATGCAGGCTGAAATCGGATCATGTAGTTATAATGATATTGCTGTAGCGTTAGCTTGTCCTGTTGTAGCCAAACATAAAGATCGAAACGAGATAATCCTTTACGGTGGAGCTATTCATTTATCTAAAGATAGAATTGAACAAAATGGCAGAACCATTTACGGTTTAATTTCCAAAAAAGAAGATGAAAGATGGGGCTCCCCTATTAAGAATTGCTACATGAAAAAACTGTCGCAAGAACACGGAACGATGCATGTTGATGATGAAAAGTTTGATGAATTCAATATTGGTGATATTGTATACGTTTTACCCATTCACTCCTGTCTAACCGCAAACCTTATGAGTCAATATACTACTTTAGAAGGAGAAATTATTAATATGTTTCAGTATCGACAAGCTTAA
- a CDS encoding amidohydrolase has translation MKKNFTILLVFILIPIIGFAQDINQIALEKAEEIEEKVIEWRRYFHQNPELSNREYETAKKIAKHLEDLGLEVETGIAHTGVVGLLKGGKSGPVVGLRADIDALPVTERNDLPFKSEVVTEYNGKETGVMHACGHDTHIAIMMGVAEVFSEIKDEIPGTIKFIFQPAEEGVPAGERGGAKMMVEEGVLKNPDVEAIFGLHINAGTPVGHIKYKSEGIMAASDRFTIKVKGKQAHGSTPWASIDPIAVSARIINGLQYIISRNSELTNEAAVITVGIMQGGVRYNIIPEEAYLEGTIRTLDADMKKMIHEKIRITAQKIAEIEGATVEVEIIENAPLTYNDPELTRKMAASLEKTVGAEKLHIMKAITGAEDFSYFQNEIPGLYFFIGGQPNEQAEGQALGGHHTPDFYIDESGLITGVKAFVNLTLDYMNNN, from the coding sequence ATGAAAAAGAATTTTACAATATTATTGGTGTTCATTCTTATTCCAATTATTGGCTTTGCCCAAGATATAAATCAAATCGCCCTCGAAAAAGCTGAGGAGATAGAAGAAAAAGTAATTGAGTGGAGAAGATATTTTCATCAGAATCCAGAATTGTCAAATCGTGAATATGAAACGGCTAAAAAAATAGCCAAGCACCTTGAAGATTTGGGCCTTGAAGTAGAAACAGGCATAGCTCATACTGGTGTTGTGGGTTTATTAAAAGGTGGGAAGTCAGGACCTGTTGTGGGATTAAGAGCTGATATTGATGCCTTGCCAGTTACAGAGAGAAATGATTTACCATTTAAGTCTGAAGTAGTAACAGAATATAATGGAAAAGAAACTGGAGTTATGCATGCCTGCGGACATGATACACATATTGCCATTATGATGGGGGTTGCTGAAGTTTTTAGTGAAATTAAAGACGAGATTCCAGGAACAATAAAATTCATTTTCCAACCAGCGGAAGAGGGTGTGCCTGCTGGCGAAAGAGGAGGTGCAAAAATGATGGTGGAAGAGGGTGTTTTGAAAAACCCTGATGTTGAGGCCATTTTTGGTCTGCATATAAATGCGGGTACTCCAGTTGGACATATCAAGTACAAGTCTGAAGGAATAATGGCTGCATCAGATAGATTTACCATTAAAGTAAAAGGAAAACAAGCGCATGGGTCAACACCATGGGCCAGTATAGATCCGATCGCGGTTTCTGCTAGAATTATCAATGGATTGCAATATATTATCTCTAGAAATTCTGAATTGACCAATGAAGCAGCAGTTATCACGGTTGGAATTATGCAGGGGGGTGTTCGTTACAATATTATTCCTGAAGAAGCTTATTTGGAAGGAACCATTCGCACACTGGATGCGGATATGAAAAAAATGATCCATGAAAAAATTAGAATTACAGCACAAAAAATTGCTGAGATTGAAGGGGCTACCGTTGAAGTAGAAATCATTGAAAATGCACCTTTAACCTATAATGATCCTGAACTAACTCGAAAAATGGCTGCATCATTAGAAAAAACAGTAGGTGCAGAAAAACTTCATATTATGAAAGCAATTACAGGAGCTGAAGATTTCTCTTACTTTCAAAATGAAATTCCCGGTTTGTATTTCTTTATTGGGGGGCAGCCAAATGAGCAAGCAGAAGGACAAGCTTTAGGTGGTCATCATACTCCAGATTTTTATATTGACGAAAGTGGTTTGATAACGGGAGTGAAAGCTTTTGTTAACCTTACTTTAGATTATATGAATAATAACTAG